Proteins encoded by one window of Pseudomonas sp. LS44:
- a CDS encoding LysR family transcriptional regulator has product MDWDNLRYFLELSRTRKLTAAARRLAVDHTTVARRVQALEKSLGVQLFSREASGYSLTEAGSTLLPQAEAMESAFSAIEQAREDQKENLSGHVRIGVTEGYGSVMLAPQLAEFTQRHPNLGIDLLAVPRMVHLSRREADIVITLERPERGPFIITRLTNYVLRLYASVDYLERHAPIRSRDDLREHGFVSYIDDLLYSKELLNLDEIGKPRRVALRSTSILAQQQATAAGAGIAILPAFSADPDPRLVCVLGDEVEFTRTFWMLMPIELKDIARMKATWNFLREMAGNSQAVLMGERVATE; this is encoded by the coding sequence ATGGACTGGGACAACCTGCGGTATTTCCTCGAGCTTTCCCGCACGCGCAAGCTGACAGCCGCCGCGCGCCGCCTGGCAGTCGACCACACCACCGTAGCCCGCCGTGTGCAGGCGCTGGAGAAGAGCCTCGGCGTGCAGCTGTTCAGCCGCGAGGCCTCGGGTTACAGCCTGACGGAGGCGGGGAGTACGCTGCTGCCGCAAGCCGAGGCGATGGAAAGTGCCTTTTCAGCTATCGAGCAGGCGCGTGAAGACCAGAAGGAAAACCTTTCCGGGCACGTGCGGATCGGTGTGACCGAGGGTTACGGTTCGGTGATGCTGGCGCCGCAGTTGGCCGAGTTCACCCAGCGCCATCCGAATCTGGGCATCGACCTGTTGGCCGTGCCGCGAATGGTGCATTTGTCGCGTCGCGAGGCGGACATCGTGATCACCCTTGAGCGACCGGAGCGCGGCCCGTTCATCATCACCCGGCTGACCAACTACGTGCTGCGGCTGTACGCCTCCGTCGACTACCTGGAGCGGCATGCGCCGATTCGCAGCCGCGACGATCTGCGCGAGCACGGTTTCGTCAGCTATATCGATGACCTGCTGTACAGCAAGGAACTCCTCAACCTCGACGAAATCGGCAAGCCGCGACGGGTCGCGCTGCGCAGCACCAGCATTCTTGCGCAGCAACAGGCGACCGCTGCCGGCGCGGGGATTGCCATCCTGCCGGCGTTTTCGGCCGATCCAGATCCGCGGCTGGTCTGCGTGCTGGGCGATGAGGTGGAGTTCACCCGGACGTTCTGGATGCTCATGCCGATCGAGCTAAAAGACATCGCGCGGATGAAGGCGACCTGGAACTTCCTCCGCGAAATGGCCGGCAATAGTCAGGCGGTGTTGATGGGTGAGCGGGTCGCGACGGAGTAG
- the modC gene encoding molybdenum ABC transporter ATP-binding protein, whose protein sequence is MNDVSAKHGDEQIEARFRLSHGDFTLDVDLSLPGRGVTALFGPSGSGKTSVLRCLAGLERAPGYLRINGQVWQDSERRLFTPPHRRALGYVFQESSLFPHLSVRGNLNYGYTRIAAAQRRVHLDQAVELLGIAHLLERLPERLSGGERQRVGIARALLTSPRLLLMDEPLAALDHKLKGEILPYLERLHDELDIPILYVTHSPDEVARLADHLVLLEQGAVLASGPLGETLARLDLPTALGDDAGVVIEGQVSAYDSAYDLLSVHLPGSQQTLRVAHPAMPLGRRLRCKVQARDVSLSLQCQQHSSILNLLPAVVMEEIPAASGAHVLVRLDVDGTPLLARITRYSRDQLGLQVGQRLWAQVKSVALLA, encoded by the coding sequence ATGAATGACGTGAGCGCGAAGCATGGCGACGAGCAGATCGAGGCGCGTTTTCGTCTGAGCCATGGGGATTTCACTCTGGATGTCGATCTGAGCTTGCCGGGACGCGGTGTCACGGCGCTGTTCGGCCCCTCGGGCTCGGGGAAAACCAGTGTGTTGCGTTGCCTGGCCGGGCTTGAGCGCGCACCAGGCTATCTGCGCATCAATGGGCAGGTCTGGCAGGACAGCGAGCGGCGCCTGTTCACGCCGCCGCATCGTCGCGCGCTGGGTTACGTGTTTCAGGAGTCCAGTCTGTTTCCCCATCTCTCGGTGCGCGGCAATTTGAATTACGGCTACACCCGCATCGCCGCTGCGCAGCGCCGCGTGCATCTCGATCAGGCGGTGGAATTGCTCGGGATTGCTCATCTGCTCGAGCGCCTGCCCGAGCGCTTGTCGGGTGGTGAGCGGCAGCGGGTCGGCATCGCCCGGGCCTTGCTCACCAGCCCGCGACTGCTGCTGATGGACGAGCCTTTGGCGGCGCTCGATCACAAGTTGAAGGGCGAGATCCTTCCCTATCTGGAGCGTCTGCACGACGAACTGGATATCCCGATTCTGTACGTCACCCATTCGCCGGACGAGGTGGCGCGCCTGGCCGACCACCTGGTGCTACTCGAACAGGGCGCGGTGCTGGCCAGCGGTCCGCTCGGGGAAACTCTGGCGCGTCTGGATCTGCCCACTGCGCTTGGCGACGATGCCGGGGTGGTCATCGAGGGTCAGGTCAGTGCCTACGACTCGGCGTATGACTTGCTCAGCGTGCATCTGCCGGGGAGTCAGCAGACTTTGCGTGTAGCCCATCCGGCGATGCCGCTCGGGCGCCGGCTGCGTTGTAAGGTGCAGGCGCGGGATGTCAGCCTCAGCCTGCAGTGCCAGCAACACAGCAGCATTCTCAATCTGCTGCCGGCGGTGGTCATGGAGGAAATACCCGCCGCCAGTGGCGCGCATGTGCTGGTGCGGCTGGACGTGGACGGCACGCCACTGTTGGCGCGGATTACCCGCTATTCGCGCGACCAGCTTGGTCTGCAAGTTGGGCAACGGTTATGGGCGCAGGTGAAGTCGGTCGCGTTGCTGGCTTAA
- the modA gene encoding molybdate ABC transporter substrate-binding protein, with translation MRRHFLALVAAIGCFAQVATADEVQVAVAANFTAPIQAMASDFEKHSGHKLVTAFGATGQFYAQIKNGAPFEVFLAADDSTPAKLEQEGETVASSRFTYAIGTLALWSAKAGYVDGKGEVLKQNTFQHLAIANPKTAPYGLAATEVLAKLGLTQALAGKLVEGQNITQAHQFVSSGNAELGFVALSQVYKDGQITNGSAWIVPATLHQPIRQDAVLLNKGKDNPAAKAFLEYLRGPNAAKVIRSYGYEL, from the coding sequence ATGCGTCGTCATTTCCTGGCGTTGGTTGCCGCCATTGGTTGTTTTGCCCAAGTGGCAACCGCCGATGAGGTTCAGGTCGCGGTCGCGGCAAATTTCACCGCGCCGATTCAGGCGATGGCCAGTGACTTCGAAAAACACTCCGGGCACAAGCTGGTGACGGCGTTCGGCGCGACGGGGCAGTTCTACGCACAGATCAAGAATGGCGCGCCGTTCGAGGTATTTCTGGCCGCCGACGACAGCACCCCGGCAAAGCTCGAACAGGAAGGCGAAACCGTCGCCAGTTCGCGCTTTACCTATGCGATCGGCACGCTGGCCCTATGGTCGGCCAAAGCCGGATATGTGGATGGCAAAGGCGAGGTGTTGAAGCAAAACACTTTCCAACATCTGGCCATCGCCAACCCCAAAACCGCGCCCTACGGGCTGGCTGCCACCGAGGTGCTGGCCAAGCTGGGCCTGACGCAAGCACTGGCCGGCAAGCTGGTGGAAGGGCAGAACATCACGCAGGCGCACCAGTTCGTCTCCAGCGGCAATGCCGAGTTGGGTTTCGTTGCCTTGTCGCAGGTCTATAAGGATGGCCAGATCACCAATGGTTCCGCCTGGATCGTGCCGGCCACGCTGCATCAGCCGATCCGTCAGGACGCGGTACTGCTCAACAAGGGCAAGGACAATCCGGCGGCCAAGGCATTCCTGGAGTACCTGCGCGGGCCGAATGCCGCTAAGGTGATCCGCTCCTACGGCTATGAGCTTTGA
- the mmsB gene encoding 3-hydroxyisobutyrate dehydrogenase: MHIGFIGLGNMGAPMARNLLKAGHALTVFDLFATAVSGLVEAGATAATSPAALAQSDVKLIITMLPAAAHVKSVYLGDDGLLANVREGVLLIDSSTIDPLSAREVAKAAIAQGNPMLDAPVSGGTGGAAAGTLTFMVGGDLADFEHAQPVLAAMGKNIVHCGGAGNGQVAKVANNMLLGISMIGVAEAMALGVALGMDASVLAGVINTSSGRCWSADTYNPFPGVMDNVPAARSYSGGFGTDLMLKDLGLATESAKQARQPVMLGALAQQLYQGFSQQGHGALDFSAIINLYRKES, from the coding sequence ATGCATATCGGCTTTATCGGTCTCGGCAACATGGGCGCCCCTATGGCCCGCAATCTCCTCAAGGCCGGCCACGCGCTGACCGTTTTCGATCTGTTCGCCACAGCCGTCTCCGGGCTGGTCGAAGCCGGCGCCACCGCCGCCACTTCCCCCGCGGCACTGGCGCAGAGCGACGTGAAACTGATCATCACCATGCTGCCGGCCGCCGCTCATGTGAAGAGCGTCTACCTCGGCGATGACGGCCTGCTCGCCAACGTGCGCGAAGGCGTGCTGCTGATCGACTCGTCAACCATCGATCCGCTCAGCGCCCGCGAAGTGGCCAAGGCCGCCATCGCCCAGGGCAACCCGATGCTCGATGCGCCGGTGTCCGGTGGCACGGGCGGCGCTGCAGCCGGCACGCTGACCTTTATGGTTGGCGGCGATCTGGCCGACTTCGAACACGCCCAACCGGTTCTCGCCGCGATGGGCAAGAACATCGTGCACTGCGGCGGCGCCGGCAACGGCCAAGTGGCCAAAGTCGCCAACAACATGCTGCTGGGTATCTCGATGATCGGCGTCGCCGAGGCCATGGCCCTTGGCGTGGCGCTGGGCATGGACGCCAGCGTGCTGGCCGGGGTGATCAACACGTCCAGTGGCCGCTGCTGGAGTGCCGACACCTACAACCCGTTCCCCGGCGTGATGGACAACGTGCCCGCAGCTCGCAGTTACAGCGGCGGCTTCGGCACCGACCTGATGCTCAAAGATCTCGGCCTGGCCACCGAATCGGCCAAGCAGGCCCGCCAACCGGTGATGCTCGGCGCCTTGGCGCAGCAACTGTATCAGGGCTTCAGCCAACAAGGCCACGGCGCGTTGGACTTCTCAGCGATCATCAACCTGTACCGCAAAGAGAGCTGA
- the modB gene encoding molybdate ABC transporter permease subunit, whose translation MGLSAADFAAIWLTIQLATLTTVLLLVLGTPIAWWLARTSSRWKGPVGALVALPLVLPPTVIGFYLLVSMGPHGPIGQLTQSLGLGTLPFTFAGLVIGSMIYSLPFVVQPLHNAFATIGARPLEVAATLRAGPWDSFFSVVLPLAKPGIITASVLGFAHTVGEFGVVLMIGGNIPDKTRVVSVQIYDHVEAMEYAQAHWLAAGMLVFSFLVLLALYSGKRMRPGWN comes from the coding sequence ATGGGTCTGAGCGCTGCTGATTTCGCCGCAATCTGGCTGACTATCCAGCTGGCCACGCTGACCACGGTGTTACTGCTGGTGCTGGGTACGCCCATCGCCTGGTGGCTGGCGCGCACCTCGTCACGCTGGAAAGGCCCGGTGGGCGCGCTGGTGGCACTGCCGCTGGTGCTGCCACCGACGGTGATCGGCTTCTATCTGCTGGTCAGCATGGGCCCGCACGGCCCGATCGGACAGCTTACGCAAAGTTTGGGACTCGGCACCTTGCCATTCACCTTCGCCGGCCTGGTGATCGGTTCGATGATCTATTCGCTGCCCTTTGTCGTGCAGCCACTGCATAACGCTTTCGCCACCATTGGCGCGCGTCCGCTGGAAGTCGCGGCGACCTTGCGAGCCGGGCCGTGGGACAGCTTTTTCTCGGTGGTCTTGCCGCTCGCCAAGCCGGGCATCATCACCGCCAGCGTGCTCGGTTTTGCCCACACGGTGGGTGAGTTCGGGGTGGTGCTGATGATCGGCGGCAACATTCCCGATAAAACCCGCGTGGTCTCGGTGCAGATCTACGATCACGTCGAGGCCATGGAATACGCCCAGGCACACTGGCTGGCGGCAGGCATGCTGGTGTTTTCGTTCCTGGTGCTGCTGGCGCTGTATTCCGGCAAACGCATGAGGCCGGGATGGAATTGA
- a CDS encoding enoyl-CoA hydratase, with amino-acid sequence MEFETLLLDIRERVGLITLNRPKALNALNGQLIAELNQALDRLETDPSIGCIVLTGSQKAFAAGADIKEMAELTFPQIYLDDFFAAADRIANRRKPIIAAVAGYALGGGCELALMCDFIYAADNARFGLPEITLGVLPAIGGTQRLTHALGKSKAMELCLTGRQLTAEDAERAGLVARVIPADSLLEETLKVAAGIAAKSLPAVMMVKESVNRAFEGSLSEGLRFERRIFHAVFATSDQKEGMAAFVEKRPAQFKHR; translated from the coding sequence ATGGAATTTGAAACCCTTCTGCTGGACATCCGCGAGCGCGTCGGCCTGATCACCCTAAACCGGCCCAAGGCGCTCAACGCCCTGAACGGCCAGCTGATCGCCGAACTCAACCAGGCGCTGGATCGTCTGGAAACCGACCCGAGCATTGGCTGCATTGTCCTGACTGGCTCGCAGAAAGCCTTCGCCGCCGGTGCCGACATCAAGGAAATGGCCGAGCTGACCTTTCCGCAGATCTACCTGGACGACTTCTTCGCCGCCGCCGACCGCATCGCCAACCGCCGTAAGCCGATCATCGCCGCCGTGGCCGGTTACGCGCTGGGCGGTGGCTGCGAACTGGCGCTGATGTGCGACTTCATCTATGCCGCCGACAACGCCCGTTTTGGCCTGCCGGAAATCACCCTTGGCGTGCTGCCGGCGATCGGTGGCACCCAGCGCCTGACTCACGCACTGGGCAAATCCAAGGCCATGGAATTGTGCCTGACTGGCCGCCAGCTGACTGCCGAGGACGCCGAACGCGCCGGCTTGGTCGCCCGTGTGATCCCGGCCGACAGCCTGCTCGAAGAAACCCTCAAGGTCGCCGCCGGCATCGCCGCGAAATCGCTGCCTGCGGTGATGATGGTCAAGGAAAGCGTCAACCGCGCCTTCGAGGGCAGCCTCAGCGAAGGTCTGCGGTTCGAGCGACGGATCTTCCATGCGGTGTTCGCCACCAGCGACCAGAAGGAAGGCATGGCCGCCTTCGTCGAGAAACGCCCGGCGCAGTTCAAGCATCGTTAA
- a CDS encoding CoA-acylating methylmalonate-semialdehyde dehydrogenase, with amino-acid sequence MNTPSAPSVPTVKLLIDGQLVESKTSHWRDVVNPATQEVLARVPFATDDEMHAAVASAKQAFKTWRKTAIGTRARIFLKYQQLIRDHMKELAAILTAEQGKTLADAEGDVFRGLEVVEHAAGIGNLQLGELANNVAGGVDTYTLMQPLGVCAGITPFNFPAMIPLWMFPMAIATGNTFVLKPSEQDPMVTMRLAELALEAGLPAGVLNVIHGGADAVNLICDHPDIKAVSFVGSTKVGTHVYHRASQAGKRVQCMMGAKNHAIVMPDAHKEQTLNNLAGAAFGAAGQRCMALSVVVLVGEAQSWLPELAEKAKTLKISAGVEPGTDVGPLVSCAALDRVSSLIERGVDEGASLALDGRNPSVAGYERGNFVGPTIFAGVTSEMSIYKEEIFGPVLCVMHAETMDEAIELINANPNGNGTAIFTRSGAAARHFQEEIDVGQVGINVPIPVPVPMFSFTGSRGSKLGDLGPYGKQVVQFYTQTKTVTQRWFDENEVGGAVNTTITLK; translated from the coding sequence ATGAACACGCCTTCTGCACCAAGCGTCCCCACCGTCAAACTGCTGATCGACGGACAACTGGTCGAATCGAAGACCAGCCACTGGCGCGACGTGGTCAACCCGGCCACCCAGGAAGTCCTGGCCCGCGTGCCGTTCGCCACCGACGACGAAATGCACGCCGCCGTGGCCAGTGCCAAGCAAGCGTTCAAAACCTGGCGCAAGACGGCGATTGGCACGCGGGCGCGCATCTTCCTCAAGTATCAGCAGCTGATCCGCGACCACATGAAAGAGCTCGCGGCGATCCTCACCGCCGAACAGGGCAAGACCCTGGCCGACGCTGAAGGCGATGTGTTTCGCGGCCTGGAAGTGGTCGAGCACGCCGCCGGGATCGGCAACCTGCAGCTCGGCGAGCTGGCCAACAACGTTGCTGGCGGCGTCGACACCTACACCTTGATGCAACCACTGGGCGTGTGCGCCGGCATCACCCCGTTCAACTTCCCGGCGATGATCCCGCTGTGGATGTTCCCGATGGCCATCGCCACCGGCAACACCTTCGTCCTCAAGCCGTCCGAGCAGGATCCGATGGTGACCATGCGCCTCGCCGAATTGGCGCTGGAAGCCGGTCTGCCGGCCGGCGTGCTCAACGTCATCCACGGCGGTGCCGACGCGGTCAACCTGATCTGCGATCACCCGGACATCAAGGCCGTGTCCTTCGTCGGCTCGACCAAGGTCGGCACCCACGTCTACCACCGCGCCAGCCAGGCCGGTAAGCGCGTGCAGTGCATGATGGGCGCGAAGAACCACGCGATCGTCATGCCCGACGCCCACAAAGAGCAGACCCTCAACAATCTCGCCGGCGCCGCCTTCGGTGCCGCTGGCCAGCGCTGCATGGCGCTGTCGGTGGTGGTGCTGGTCGGCGAAGCGCAGAGCTGGCTGCCGGAGCTGGCCGAGAAAGCCAAAACCTTGAAAATCAGTGCCGGCGTGGAGCCGGGCACCGATGTCGGCCCGCTGGTTTCCTGCGCGGCGCTCGACCGGGTCAGCAGCCTGATCGAACGTGGCGTCGACGAAGGCGCGAGCCTGGCGCTGGATGGACGCAACCCAAGTGTCGCCGGCTACGAGCGCGGTAACTTCGTTGGCCCGACCATTTTCGCCGGCGTCACTTCCGAGATGAGCATCTACAAGGAAGAAATCTTCGGCCCGGTGCTGTGCGTGATGCACGCGGAGACCATGGATGAAGCCATCGAGCTGATCAACGCCAACCCGAATGGCAACGGCACCGCGATCTTCACCCGCTCCGGTGCCGCCGCGCGGCACTTCCAGGAAGAAATCGACGTCGGCCAGGTCGGCATCAACGTGCCAATCCCGGTACCGGTACCAATGTTCTCCTTCACCGGCTCGCGCGGCTCGAAACTCGGCGACCTCGGCCCGTACGGCAAACAGGTCGTGCAGTTCTACACCCAGACCAAAACCGTCACCCAGCGCTGGTTCGACGAAAACGAAGTCGGTGGCGCGGTGAACACCACCATCACCCTGAAATGA
- the adeC gene encoding AdeC/AdeK/OprM family multidrug efflux complex outer membrane factor, whose amino-acid sequence MSKSLLSLAVASIILGGCSLIPDYERPEAPIATAWPQGEAYPSAAEIAGNADALQGWREFFHDPALQQLIEIALTNNRDLRTAALNVEAFQAQYRIQRAELYPAVSVDGGASRQRVPASLSQTGDSTITSQYSATIGVSAWELDMFGRLRSLRDAALEQYFASAEAQRGTQISLIASVANAYLSWQADLDLLQLTQETLATYERTLALTQRSNEVGVASALNVSQARTSVETARVRLSQYQRLVAQDRNGLILLLGHALPDDLGQPLDLNAKLLGDLPAGLPSELLQRRPDILAAEHQLKSANANIGAARAAFFPSISLTADAGTLSPDLSGMFDAGSGTWLFRPQISLPIFNAGALRANLDYTEVVKSIQVAQYEKTIQTAFQEVADGLTARATYRQQLQAQRDLVEASQNYYRLAEKRYRTGIDSNLTFLDAQRLLFSSEQSLIIDRLAQLAREVNLYKALGGGWDEQRVGEAPATAPAS is encoded by the coding sequence ATGAGCAAGTCGTTACTGTCCCTCGCCGTCGCCTCGATCATCCTCGGTGGCTGCTCGCTGATCCCGGACTATGAGCGCCCAGAGGCGCCAATCGCCACTGCCTGGCCACAGGGCGAGGCCTATCCCTCGGCCGCGGAAATCGCCGGCAATGCGGACGCGCTGCAAGGCTGGCGGGAGTTTTTCCATGACCCGGCGCTGCAGCAGCTGATCGAAATCGCCCTCACCAACAACCGCGACCTGCGCACCGCGGCGCTGAACGTCGAGGCCTTCCAGGCGCAGTACCGCATTCAGCGTGCCGAGCTGTATCCAGCGGTTTCGGTGGACGGTGGCGCAAGCCGTCAGCGCGTGCCGGCCAGCCTGTCGCAGACCGGTGATTCGACCATCACCAGCCAATACTCGGCGACCATCGGCGTCAGCGCCTGGGAGTTGGACATGTTCGGCCGCCTGCGTAGCCTGCGGGATGCGGCGCTGGAGCAATATTTCGCCAGCGCAGAAGCACAGCGGGGCACGCAGATCAGCCTGATCGCCAGCGTGGCCAACGCTTATCTGAGCTGGCAAGCCGATCTGGACCTGTTGCAGCTCACCCAGGAAACCCTGGCCACTTACGAACGTACCCTCGCCCTCACCCAACGCAGCAATGAAGTCGGCGTGGCCTCGGCGCTGAACGTCAGTCAGGCACGCACTTCGGTGGAAACCGCGCGGGTGCGGCTGAGCCAGTACCAGCGCCTGGTCGCCCAAGACCGTAACGGCCTGATCCTGCTGCTCGGCCATGCGCTACCGGATGACCTGGGCCAGCCACTCGATCTGAACGCCAAGCTACTCGGCGATCTGCCGGCTGGCTTACCTTCGGAGTTGTTGCAGCGCCGCCCGGACATCCTCGCAGCCGAGCATCAGCTGAAGTCAGCCAACGCCAACATCGGCGCGGCGCGGGCGGCGTTCTTCCCCAGCATCAGCCTGACCGCCGATGCCGGAACGCTGAGTCCGGACCTGTCCGGCATGTTCGATGCGGGGTCGGGAACCTGGCTGTTCCGCCCGCAGATCAGCCTGCCGATTTTCAATGCCGGCGCCCTGCGCGCCAACCTCGACTACACCGAGGTGGTGAAGAGCATCCAGGTGGCGCAGTACGAGAAAACCATCCAGACCGCCTTCCAGGAAGTCGCCGATGGCCTCACCGCACGCGCCACCTACCGGCAGCAACTGCAGGCGCAGCGCGATCTGGTCGAGGCCAGCCAGAATTACTATCGCCTGGCCGAGAAGCGCTACCGCACTGGCATCGACAGCAACCTGACCTTCCTCGACGCCCAGCGCCTGCTGTTCAGCTCCGAGCAATCGCTGATCATCGATCGCCTGGCGCAGCTGGCCCGCGAGGTCAATCTGTACAAGGCGCTGGGTGGCGGTTGGGATGAGCAACGCGTGGGAGAAGCGCCGGCGACCGCGCCTGCATCTTGA
- a CDS encoding enoyl-CoA hydratase/isomerase family protein has translation MSDSDAVILAEVRNRIGHLTLNRPSGLNALTLPMIRALSQQLHDWEEDPQVLAVVLRASGEKAFCAGGDIRALYDSYRAGDTLHTQFFEEEYALDQYIHAYRKPLLALMDGFVLGGGMGLVQGASLRVVSERVKMGMPETGIGYFPDVGGSYFLSRLSGQLGTYLGITGMQIRAADALYTRLADWCLPSELFAEFDRCLDHLSWTTHPQESLRTLLSTLASSQLPGAELKALRRAIDEHFAHADLPAIRAALVAENRPEYRDWAEKTVKLLDSRSPLAMSVTLEMLRRGRQLSLADCFDLELHLDRQWFAKGDIMEGVRALIVDKDKTPRWNPPTLEQVDRAQVDAFFCGFKPTAGKARRTALEQER, from the coding sequence ATGAGCGATAGCGATGCCGTCATTCTGGCTGAGGTGCGCAACCGCATCGGCCACCTGACGCTGAACCGGCCCAGCGGACTCAACGCCCTGACCCTGCCGATGATCCGCGCCCTCTCCCAGCAATTGCACGACTGGGAAGAGGACCCGCAGGTGCTCGCCGTGGTGCTGCGCGCCAGCGGCGAGAAAGCCTTCTGCGCCGGCGGCGATATCCGCGCGCTGTACGATAGCTATCGGGCCGGCGACACCTTGCACACGCAGTTTTTCGAGGAGGAATACGCGCTCGATCAATACATCCACGCCTATCGCAAACCGCTCCTCGCCTTGATGGACGGCTTCGTCCTCGGCGGTGGCATGGGCCTGGTCCAAGGCGCCAGTCTGCGTGTGGTCAGCGAGCGAGTGAAGATGGGCATGCCGGAAACCGGCATCGGTTATTTCCCCGATGTCGGCGGCAGTTACTTCCTCTCGCGTCTGTCGGGTCAGCTAGGGACTTACCTGGGTATCACCGGCATGCAGATCCGCGCAGCCGATGCGCTGTATACACGGCTGGCGGACTGGTGCCTGCCCAGCGAATTGTTCGCCGAGTTCGATCGCTGCCTCGATCACCTGAGCTGGACCACTCACCCGCAGGAATCCCTACGCACCCTGCTCTCCACGCTGGCCAGCAGCCAATTGCCCGGCGCCGAACTAAAAGCCCTGCGCCGGGCCATCGACGAACATTTCGCCCATGCCGATCTGCCGGCGATCCGCGCTGCGCTGGTGGCGGAAAACCGTCCGGAATACCGCGACTGGGCCGAGAAAACCGTCAAGCTCCTCGACAGCCGCTCGCCGCTGGCGATGAGCGTGACTCTGGAGATGCTGCGCCGCGGCCGCCAGCTATCGCTTGCCGATTGTTTCGATCTGGAATTACATCTGGACCGCCAATGGTTCGCCAAGGGCGACATCATGGAAGGCGTGCGCGCGCTGATCGTCGATAAGGACAAGACACCACGCTGGAATCCGCCCACTCTGGAGCAAGTCGACCGTGCGCAGGTCGACGCCTTCTTCTGCGGTTTCAAACCCACCGCTGGCAAAGCCCGGCGTACCGCCCTGGAACAAGAGAGATAA